The DNA segment CCATGAACGAAGCCTTCAAGATCGACCGACTGGACCTGCGCATCCTGGCGCAGCTGCAGAAAAACGGGCGCATGACCAACGTGGACCTCGCGGATGCGGTGGGCCTCTCGCCCAGCCCCTGCCTGATCCGCGTCAAGCGCCTGGAACAGGCGGGCTACATCGCCGGCTACGGCGCCCACCTGCGCCTGGAAAAGCTCGGCGACACCCTCACGGTGTTCACCGAAGTCACCCTTTCGGACCACCGCCGCGAAGACTTCGCCCGCTTCGAAGCCGCGCTGCGCGAGGTGGACGAGGTGCTGGAATGCCACCTGGTCAGCGGCGGCTACGACTACCTGCTGCGCTTTATCACGCGGGGGGTGAACCACTACCAGGAAGTGATCGAGGAACTGCTGCAGCGCAACATCGGCATTGCGAAGTACTTCAGCTACATCGTCATCAAGTCGCCGTTCATCAAGACGCACTGTCCGATCGAGCGGTTGTTTCCGCATCAGAGGTGATTCTCTTGAGGGCGGAGGCCGGGTCTCGCCCCGGCGGGCGAGTTACTTTCTTTCGCTTCGCCGAAAGAAAGTAACCAAAGAAAGGGCGACCCTGCTGTCTGCGACCCCGTTCGCCCGCAGGGCGAACGGGGCAACCTGGGGTGCTCGGGGGTGGGGTGTGCCGTGGAACTCGCTGCGCGCACTCCGTGCGCTGCGCTCGGACAACCACGGCAAGTCAGTTCACGAAGCGGACGTGTCCTGCGGCACGCCCGCCACCCCACCCCCTGCGCGCCCCAGGCGCATCCAGAAGGGGTGACTCGGGCCTTCGCGTTGCTCGGCCCCAAGGCCATCGCTGCGCTCGGCAAAAGCCCAAGCGCTCTGCACCAAAAAAAACGGTGCACGGTGCGCAGCACTCGCGCACCCCAGGCCGAGCGAAGCAATGGCCCGTATGCTGCACCTCGCCCTCGTGGCTGCGCCGAGGAGCGCAGGAGGCAAGGCGCGTAGGCGTGCCGAAGGACACGCCTGCTTCGTGATCTGACTGGCTGCGGTTGTCCGAGCGGAGCGCGCCCGGGGCGAAGGGGGACGCAGACACCAGGGCTCGCCTTTTCTTTGCCTACTTT comes from the Paracidovorax avenae ATCC 19860 genome and includes:
- a CDS encoding Lrp/AsnC family transcriptional regulator, coding for MNEAFKIDRLDLRILAQLQKNGRMTNVDLADAVGLSPSPCLIRVKRLEQAGYIAGYGAHLRLEKLGDTLTVFTEVTLSDHRREDFARFEAALREVDEVLECHLVSGGYDYLLRFITRGVNHYQEVIEELLQRNIGIAKYFSYIVIKSPFIKTHCPIERLFPHQR